One genomic segment of Flavobacteriales bacterium includes these proteins:
- a CDS encoding YcxB family protein: MEVRSFNVKLERNEWVMLNFILGYKTKIVIWITIVGLAMLYTVIDYLTLNSFNTNQFPLGQLLFAVLILVVIPVSTYFRATKMLETNPWIRETAHYFIGETSISIKGDTYEVSIHWINIKSIEELKNWIVIYSEAKRGFFIPKRIFSKEELVSLKKALELVPAQKIKLK; encoded by the coding sequence ATGGAAGTAAGAAGCTTTAATGTAAAATTGGAAAGGAACGAGTGGGTGATGCTAAATTTCATTCTTGGCTACAAAACCAAAATTGTGATTTGGATAACTATTGTTGGTTTAGCAATGCTATATACAGTAATCGATTACTTGACGTTGAATTCGTTTAATACGAATCAGTTTCCACTCGGACAGTTGTTATTCGCTGTTTTGATCTTGGTTGTCATTCCAGTTTCGACCTATTTTAGAGCCACAAAAATGCTCGAAACCAATCCATGGATTCGTGAAACTGCACACTACTTTATTGGCGAAACTAGCATATCAATAAAAGGTGACACCTATGAAGTCAGTATTCACTGGATAAATATCAAGTCCATTGAAGAACTCAAAAACTGGATAGTCATTTACTCAGAAGCAAAGCGTGGTTTTTTTATTCCGAAGAGAATATTTTCCAAAGAGGAGCTTGTAAGCCTCAAAAAAGCGCTGGAATTAGTACCAGCACAGAAAATAAAACTCAAATAA
- a CDS encoding YggS family pyridoxal phosphate-dependent enzyme — protein MRSIAENLEEIREEIPSNVTLVAVSKTKPNDVLMEAYEAGQRIFGENRVQELVPKSETLPKDIEWHMIGHLQRNKIKYIAPFVSCIHSVDKTSLLSEINKEAAKHGRMIRVLLQFHIAQEESKFGLSLEEAFDYLNSDELQNLKNIQVAGVMGMATFTDNEAQIRSEFRSLKLIFEQLKASHFIQNEFFKEISMGMSGDYLIAIEEGSTMVRVGSSIFGSRA, from the coding sequence ATGAGAAGCATTGCTGAAAACTTAGAGGAGATTCGGGAAGAAATCCCGAGCAACGTAACCTTGGTAGCGGTTTCTAAAACCAAACCGAACGATGTGTTGATGGAAGCCTATGAGGCAGGTCAGCGCATTTTCGGAGAAAACCGTGTGCAGGAATTGGTGCCGAAATCGGAAACACTGCCGAAAGACATTGAATGGCACATGATCGGGCATCTGCAGCGCAACAAGATCAAGTACATCGCTCCTTTTGTGAGTTGCATTCATTCCGTTGACAAGACTTCATTGCTTTCCGAGATCAATAAGGAAGCTGCTAAACACGGGCGAATGATCCGTGTGCTGCTTCAGTTTCATATAGCGCAAGAAGAGAGCAAATTCGGACTAAGTTTAGAAGAAGCGTTCGACTATTTGAATTCTGATGAACTGCAAAACCTCAAAAACATTCAAGTAGCTGGTGTAATGGGCATGGCCACTTTTACGGACAACGAAGCACAGATACGTTCAGAATTCAGAAGTCTGAAACTCATTTTTGAGCAGTTGAAAGCGAGCCATTTCATCCAAAACGAGTTCTTCAAAGAGATTTCGATGGGAATGTCGGGCGATTACCTGATTGCCATTGAGGAAGGCAGCACGATGGTCCGTGTGGGAAGTTCCATCTTCGGAAGTCGTGCTTAG
- a CDS encoding SRPBCC family protein yields the protein MATKITVTALINAPIQKVWDHWTRPVHITNWNFAVDDWACPRAENDLKVGGRYFARMEAKDGSFGFDFEAIYDVVNEKQELSYTMGDGRKATTVFESTGAETNVTTTFDAESENPVEMQQQGWQMILNNFKKYTENN from the coding sequence ATGGCAACAAAAATTACCGTAACCGCATTGATCAATGCACCCATCCAAAAGGTTTGGGACCATTGGACCAGACCAGTACATATCACCAATTGGAATTTTGCAGTAGACGACTGGGCATGTCCAAGAGCAGAAAACGACCTGAAGGTCGGTGGAAGGTACTTTGCAAGGATGGAAGCCAAGGATGGCAGTTTCGGTTTCGACTTCGAAGCGATCTATGATGTGGTAAATGAAAAGCAGGAGCTGAGCTATACCATGGGTGACGGACGAAAGGCCACCACTGTCTTTGAAAGCACGGGTGCTGAAACCAATGTAACTACAACGTTTGATGCTGAAAGTGAAAACCCGGTTGAAATGCAACAACAAGGCTGGCAAATGATCTTGAACAACTTCAAAAAATATACTGAGAATAACTGA